GGCGCCCGACGCAGGGCTGGAAGCTCCCACCGAGCCGTCGCTCTACACCTACCCGAGCGCCATCTACCACAGTCACGTGGAGTTCGGCACGCCGAGGGACGCCAACACCGCGGACGACCTGCTGCTCAGCAAGCGCACGCACTACGTCTCGTACAACTGCGCGAGGGGGCGGCCGAACTGGGTGAGCTGGAACCTGAACAAGACGCACTACGGCGACGCGCCGCGCTCGACCAGCTTCTACTCGGACGCGACGCTACCGAGCGGGTGCTACCGCGTGGTCAGCTCGGACTACACGAACTCGGGGTACGACCGCGGCCACATGGTGCGCAGCGAGGAGCGCACCTGGTCGATCGACGACAACAAGCAGACCTTCCTGATGACCAACATCGTCCCGCAGTACCACGACCTGAACGGGGGGCCGTGGGCCAGGTTCGAGCAGTACCTGCAGGACCTGGCGCAGAACCAGAACAAGGAGATCTACGTGATCGCCGGCGCCACGGGGAACCGGGGGACGCTGAACGGGGCGGGGAAGGTGCAGATCCCCACCTACACGTACAAGATCGCGCT
Above is a window of Longimicrobium sp. DNA encoding:
- a CDS encoding DNA/RNA non-specific endonuclease; protein product: MPFPRTWARARLSLAALAATLPAACSPLLAPDAGLEAPTEPSLYTYPSAIYHSHVEFGTPRDANTADDLLLSKRTHYVSYNCARGRPNWVSWNLNKTHYGDAPRSTSFYSDATLPSGCYRVVSSDYTNSGYDRGHMVRSEERTWSIDDNKQTFLMTNIVPQYHDLNGGPWARFEQYLQDLAQNQNKEIYVIAGATGNRGTLNGAGKVQIPTYTYKIALIMPYGQGLANVTSTSSITVIAVDMPNNTGILSAPWTSYTTTVDDLEFYSGYNFLDKLPDSIESYWEARVF